The genomic interval AAAAAGAAATCAGCGATCTCCAGCTGCAGCTTGCTCCTCCTGGGATCATCCAGATGGCGTGCCGCATCCTCCTTGAGAAGGCTATGCAGTTCAATCAGTCCAACCTGATTGTGTTCAAGCAGGAAGGTGTCCAGAAACTTACCCAGGGTTTTTTTGCGCATTGATTCAGGAATGCCCGGGATTTCCTCAGGCCTGACCGGTATCCGCAACAGGCTCAATCGCATGAAAATCTCCTGCTCATCCTGATCGAGGTTATTCCAGACTCTGATCAGCAGGTATTGCTCGATTTTTTCCTCGAATCCAGGTCCTTCCAGGAGTGATTCCAGGGACTGCCCGCCGGAAATCAGCAGGCTGATCAGAAGTTTGACGGAAAACGGATAGCCTCCGGTTTTTATAAAAATTCTCTTTTTCTGGTCTGTGTTCAGTTCTGTGAGATGATGGAATTTCAGAAGCTGGTCAATGATCCTGGACGTGTCTTCATCCGAAAGACCTGAAAGTTTAAGCTGATAGATGTCGATCATGTCCATGGGAGGCAGCTCAATCCGTTTCCTGGTGGCCAGCACCAGCCTTCCCTTGTGGAGAGTTCCGGCCTGCCTGACCAGTTCCCTGGAATCATCGTCCTCCACCTGATGGAAATCATCAAGGAACAGGGCCAGGGATTTCCGCTCCAGTAGATTGATTAATTCCCCGGCAATGGTTCCGATGGGTTCCTGGCCGCCTTCACCGGAGAGTTCGATTATTTCACTGAACAGATCTTTACCTGTCCAGCCGTTTTTGCAGGTAATGAACAGGACCCGGTCACGATATTGTTCCAGAGTATTGACGTAAGCCGCAAAGGCCTGGATAAGGGCTGTTTTACCGATCCCGGCCAGACCCGCTATCACGAATACTTTCTGGGTGTGGAACAGACCTGTTAATTCCTGCAGTTCCAGTTCCCTGCCACAGAAAAATCCCGTAGTATTTATACTGGAAATCATGAAATCAGGTTAGCATTTATTTCTATTCAGGGCAATTCTCCACTCGGATAGATTACTGATTGAAAAATCCATGGTATACTGTTTCTGAATAGAAATGAGTTTTACAAGTGCCACTTATGGATATGATTGTCACAACTGCAAAGGGATTTTACGGACGGGACCAGGAGCTGACTGAGCTGCTGGCAGCTTTGCCGATCGCAAAAGTGATGGTGATCGCCGGCCTCGGGGGGATTGGTAAAAGTGCCCTGGCCAGAGCTTTCGCCGCCTCTGTCAGCGAGAATGATCCTGGTCTTAAAGTGCTGTATCTCACCTGCAGGAACGGTGAGAGCGGATTGGACCTTTTCTCGGAACTTGCGGAAATGACTGGAGAACGAGGCAGGGACAAAGCAAAGAGTCTGGATTTCCCTTTGGAAACCGCCACTCTGCTGGAAACAAAATCCCTGGCTCTTTTTCTGGACGATTTCCAGCAGATCGAAAATGATGCTGCTTTGGAATTGATCAGGCAATGCAGCCGCATTCTCCTCAGGGGAAGGCTGGTAGTTATTACCCGCAAGCGGCTTGAGTTTTCATCCATTGAATCCCCCGGACTTTTCCAGCTGAAACTCGACGGTCTCAATGACCATGACTCTTTCAGCCTGATCGATCAACTCCTCTCATTCCACCACTTTTCGCTGCTAGGGGATGTGCAGAAAAAAAAGATCTTCGAACGAAGCGGCGGCCATCCGCTTTCCATCAAACTTCTGGTCAGCCTGCTGATTTCCGGTAGATTTTCTCTGGAAGCCTTGTTGGACGGGGAAGATTTTTTAACTGAGCTTTCTTGTTCACTGCTTTCCAGAGTCTGGGAAAATCTGGATAAAGAAACCCGGCTGGCAGGAGGGAAACTTGCCCTCCTGCAGATCCCGGTCAAACCCGGAGACATGCCTGGTGCTGAAAAAGCACTGGACAATCTTTCCGCTCATTTTCTGCTGGAACACGATCCAGCCGGACGTGTTTATCTTCACGATCTGCTGAAGGACTACATTGCCGGAACCATTGATGAAAAGCAGAAAAAAAAGATCCGTATCGGGATAGCTGAATATTTTGTCGGAAAAAAGTTTGCTGAAATTTCTGAGCTGAAAGAAGCTTTCAATCAGTATCACAAGGCTGGTGAGACCGAACTGGCTGTCGATATTCTGCTCAGGCTCTGCGAAGAACTGCGACTGCTGGGCGCTGAAGCTGAAAACATTTTAAACCTGATCAGTTCTTTTTTGGAAAGCGGAAAATACCGCCAGCAGGATCTATGCAAGTCCAGGGTAGAGCTGCTGATTTACCACAAGAAGTTCGGGGAGGCTGAACAGGCCTTGGCAGCAGTAAAGGATCCGCTTGTGTTCAGATATCTTTCAGCCATACTCTTGAGCCAATGCGGAGAGCATCGAGAGGCGATGACTGAGATGGAAAATCTGATCCCTGAACTTCCGGGAGGCAGGGATAAAGCCGAAATACTGCTTACACTGGCGGATAATTCCATCACTCTCGGGGATTTCAGCAAGGCGGAAGACTGTTATCAGCAGCTCAAAAGCTCCGGAAACTGGATTTCACCTCTTTTTCAGGCCAGAATCGAAGATACATACGGCGTATTTCTTGCCCGCAGGGGCAGACTGAATGAAGCCGTCACTCTGGCGAGCTCAGCGGAGAAAATTTACCGAAGTTACAAGGCTCAATTTCTCATTTCAGAGGCACTCTACAATCAGGTGAAC from Candidatus Wallbacteria bacterium carries:
- a CDS encoding AAA family ATPase, which produces MDMIVTTAKGFYGRDQELTELLAALPIAKVMVIAGLGGIGKSALARAFAASVSENDPGLKVLYLTCRNGESGLDLFSELAEMTGERGRDKAKSLDFPLETATLLETKSLALFLDDFQQIENDAALELIRQCSRILLRGRLVVITRKRLEFSSIESPGLFQLKLDGLNDHDSFSLIDQLLSFHHFSLLGDVQKKKIFERSGGHPLSIKLLVSLLISGRFSLEALLDGEDFLTELSCSLLSRVWENLDKETRLAGGKLALLQIPVKPGDMPGAEKALDNLSAHFLLEHDPAGRVYLHDLLKDYIAGTIDEKQKKKIRIGIAEYFVGKKFAEISELKEAFNQYHKAGETELAVDILLRLCEELRLLGAEAENILNLISSFLESGKYRQQDLCKSRVELLIYHKKFGEAEQALAAVKDPLVFRYLSAILLSQCGEHREAMTEMENLIPELPGGRDKAEILLTLADNSITLGDFSKAEDCYQQLKSSGNWISPLFQARIEDTYGVFLARRGRLNEAVTLASSAEKIYRSYKAQFLISEALYNQVNYLVDLQELEDAWKKLELTVEICSELRDYHSLAFCQNIKGEILFLRGEFQEAVRAKQDGLNYAAKGPLSVIRGMLHNSLGQIYVHLGDFEQAEGHFRTSFTLFSKDEEPGRTIWGRQNYAQFLLLCGRIEEATEELKMVAEFAESTGQPRLLAALYYFRSLLNGIRGDENGRGNDFRLFQENLALLPNKTREKLIREFDWYANRLGPDPGEQLLTLITSEGKRKAQIREIARLRSSPQEFEFFADFSSRELYIDGKEAAFFRRKVLAPLLQIFAAEPGKILKPQTIFPFIWKREYDAENDGSTFRMTITRLRAALYKADPERFIRFSPEAGGYFFNNRCRYCIILPEARGV
- a CDS encoding AAA family ATPase, which gives rise to MISSINTTGFFCGRELELQELTGLFHTQKVFVIAGLAGIGKTALIQAFAAYVNTLEQYRDRVLFITCKNGWTGKDLFSEIIELSGEGGQEPIGTIAGELINLLERKSLALFLDDFHQVEDDDSRELVRQAGTLHKGRLVLATRKRIELPPMDMIDIYQLKLSGLSDEDTSRIIDQLLKFHHLTELNTDQKKRIFIKTGGYPFSVKLLISLLISGGQSLESLLEGPGFEEKIEQYLLIRVWNNLDQDEQEIFMRLSLLRIPVRPEEIPGIPESMRKKTLGKFLDTFLLEHNQVGLIELHSLLKEDAARHLDDPRRSKLQLEIADFF